The genomic stretch TCCTATCTTCGTACAACTTTGtgccaaaatatatatttttttatcgacCTTATCTTTTTACATAACCTTGTTTCATGGATCTCTGTCTCTTAATGGGACTAGCAAATATTCAGCTACAAACCAATGTAGCAAGTAGCTACTTATCTGTTAATACTGACTCTTTTGCTAACCTTGAAGTACGACAGGGTGGGTTAAATATAAGTGTTTGCTCCTCACGTACACACCTATAAAACGCTTTCCCAGGTCATCTCTTTTACCACCTTTCAACCAATTACGCGATTATGAcattttattaataattttcgTAATTAACAAGGAGGAAAAGGAATTGTCCAGACGTCTTCTGATAAATCGGAGCACATGCAGAGTTATCTCAGCTTAGAAGGGACTACGTTGAATGAATTCATATCATGCAAAGAAAATGATTATGATTATAACATCGTCCAAAACCATATCAAAAGAGAAACGAAAATAAATTTGACTAgtataatttacaaaatatcTATCAttaacaatattaaaaaaaaatacaataaattttCCCCCGCAATAATTTATCCCTCCAAAATATGATACCATCTTACTGGTACTCATTTTTACGAGTATTAATATTTGCGCTTATCGCAGATTTTTGCGAAATAATCTGTAATGtgccattcgcgaaaattaataccgcGCGAAAATCATCAATAATGATTCGTTAAATCATTATCTCAGTATAAAATGGACGAATATCGTAAGAAAGGACAACATTTACAAACGTTtccacgaaatacattttttttgaccCGCGAAATTATCTACACTAACCGAGAAAAAgcttattattttttgcaaatttaaaccCTATAGTCATGGTTTGTATTTAGAGCAGCCCTGATTTCTCCATCCTTCTTGATACAATTTCTCGCACCATAATTTATTCATTTCATTTTCTGCAGCATATTTTTTCGGCATGATATTTGGATCAAAAGCTTGGACATAATCCTGATACGTTTCCATTCTGCACGAGCACGGTTGACTTGGATCCCATGATGTCTTCCAATCTGCATCCCAAGAATTAAAGACTTTACGACCGTCTGGAAAGGCGAAGTTCTTTGACCCACCGTTGAACGTTTTACAGGACAAAGTCTTCTTTTCTCCAAAGCAGAATGGGACTTTGAAGTAATTAGTAAACCACCTAAAAGCCTTGATGCGTCTATTTTCCCCACCACCGCCAGGGTAGCTAGGATCTTCACCGTTGCATTCGTTGTTAATGACTAATGAAGTTGGACCAAACACACcacctaaatatatatatattctcagcagttacaaataaaaaaaatattgcgccATGTGATCTTTTCCACGCTCGTTCTGGCCTACGACAGGATGCTAAAGCAATTTTACCGGTAACCTTTAAACAAGAAATTTAATAAGAATCAGTCCAAATGTAACGGAAAGTAATATACAATCTGGGTAAATAGagcaaaaattgtttaaaaaattatcgaGTATAATGAAAGTTGTTCAGCTTCTGCGTGAAATGCTCTATCGCAGATAGGATAAAagttaatgttttaaaaaacaaaaacagaggTGTTTTTGCGTTACTTTTGTTGTCAAGTAAAACTTACCAGCATAATCTGGATCTGGTGAAACCCAATTACCAATAACAATGTCATGCATGGctggttttggactttgcgGAAACATGTAAAACCATAAAGACGCCATTATGGCAAGTGGAGGATCTGTTTTTGTGACTACTAGGTTTGGATGTTGGAGAATATTAATAGGCTCTCCATCATGGGTAACCTTTTGTTCAATTAGCCAACGTTGAAATAAGCCGTAGTTAAAATTATATGACAATTGAATTGCTCCACGACCGAAGTAACATCCctggaaaaaagagaaaatatattttgacgGAATACAAGACATCCCGGATGAATAACAAAATTATAATGGCAGCGCGATCCCTTCCCCTTAAAAGAACCTAAAGAGACAAACAACATACTTCAGCGTTTTAAGAATATTAAACCCACCTTATACCAAGTTTCATCTTCTTCTTCGGTGTTATTCGCACACGGGTAGAAATATTTATTATCTGTACCTTCATCACAATAGCGTCCACTGAATGTACAATATACCCCATCAGATGGATCCCAGCCTTTATTTTTAACTAAAGGTGATACTGGTCCACCTTCAAACCAATTAAAAAAGCCTCCTCTATAAAAGCAGGCATCGGCTTCTTCCTTGATAGGCAGTTTCTCATAGATATGTACATCGTTTTCACCAGTTTCTTGTATAGCATGCGCAAAGAAAGCTGATAGGTCACGTTTATTTGTTTCGTCCTTTGTGTAATTCGTCTTCAAGTCTGCTCCTTCAGGATCCACCTCCACATATTCAGTAGCAAATCTTGGAAAATATCTTGCAGCTATAATAAATGCTTTGTAGTTGTACGGTCTACAATATGTTGGTCCCCAACCTAAATTAGATTTCGGGAAAAGATCATTGAATATGTTTTCCGTAAACCAACTTTCCATATCGGCAGGAGGTCTATCCTGAGGGTCGCTGGGCTGTATGCATAGTTTTGGCGGTTCCTGGCCATATTTCTTCCAAACAGGGCATTTGAAGCAGGATGCTAAGCAAATAACGCTAAAACCTGTAAAGAGACAAGGAGATAGTAATTTGCGCTGTTTGATGTTGATAAATTAAATTagtcaaaaagttttttttaaaaaacatgtgtCCTGGATTCGAGAGATAGTGCATTACCAATAGAGGTCCGACATCTTTAATAGGAatcagattttttaaataagattttagTGCTCCCACTGCAATAAGATATTTCGCGTAACAAAGTTGATTAATAATATATGTTGTCAATTTTAAAACATTGTGTAGAAAATATGGCGGTTTTACCTACAACCTCTTCTCAAGGTCCTTTTCAAAAAAGCCTTGGGGGCATGGTCGGTTTGTTGATTTACCAACTAAACATAGCGTATGAAAGAATGACAAACATTTCAGCATATTTATTTTGACGATACATGATTTCGAATTTATTCTGGATTAAATTTCTAACAAATGATAAACACCTATTATAAGATTAGGCGCCTGGAGACCTAGTTTTCTTGTATTCCACAATGTAATAAATATCGACAGGATTAGCTAACAATTCGAAAAAAATAGCTAGTTAATTCACCTGAGGTTTTGTCGTCATATATTGACTACTACAAAATATGCTATTTATCTGCCTGTGATTGTAAAACTTGTACGTAATAATACCCCGTGCTAAATATTCTTTCCGTCATTAGATTTTTTAATCACCTAGGGCGTTCTTAGTTATAACACTGctttctgaaatttttttgtgcTTCTTTAAAACAACATCAACAAGAATTGTCTATCAATAATGCTATATTGTGATGTTTATAAGAAACTTACTAATTATGACTGTCTTGATGTCCATATTGCaaatttcatcaattttttattcTAAGCTTTCGTTTTACTTGCTTTTGCTCATTTCATGTTGTGGTCGAACATATTCTTTGAAGACTTGCAGTGTTTGCTTATTAAATAACATCGTAAGTGTGTTGTCAAGGGGACAATAAGAAAAAATCATGTTTTGGCATGCTAACTAGAGCTATCTATCTGTGCATTGTTTATTTTAAGAgaataaatttttatgtttgtcaactgggtattttgtttttttcagctCAACATTGCTTCAACATTTGCTCATAAGAGATTAACATATTctcgagaaaaaaaaaacatctcgTTATACCACAAAGAAATTCTGCCTTGCAACCATTTTAAAGTGGCATATAAATGAGGCTTGCAAGGAATCGAGGCTCTCTAAGTCTTTGCGAATATTCTTGTCAAATAATATATTTGATGGGAATACcaacttgatttttttaaaccatttttggaaaatttaaatACGTTATTGAGAAAaaggtattttatttttttttcgcctTTACATTCTTCTCTTATTCACATCGTGTATTCACATGACACAAACTCGTAATTTGGACGAATTATCTTCATTTCACGGGTATTAATTTTTCATGAATGGTAAACTCGTCACGAAGAATTCCAAGATCTTGGAGCAACCACCCTCGTTCCCAAGAATTTTCGCCTTTTTGATAAGAGAGAAGACACCTCGTATCAAAAAGGCAAGAATTCCGGGGAACaggcaccctcgtccccaggttttatttgtctttttgatatgagaaaagacgacgaaaaatatttttggggaACAGGGTGACAAGGAAGGATAGTTTTTGTCTTGGGTCTTTTGGAACGACTTGTTTACCCCTTCAGAATTTTGTCATGCCGTATCTTTAATCAACGGAACACAGTAATGTGTGAAGTTCGAGTGCTCATCAAAAAGACCCCGCGAATAAATCAGTGTGTTGTTGTGAAAACAAAACACGAAATTGCGAAGCCATGAGCATTCAAGATGGTAGTAGTAGAGGTGGTAGGACGATGTAACGATAAAAAAAAGCTTTGACACTTCTCATACTGATTTCCCTACTGTTTTGCTGTTAGTtttctattttcaaaaattacattcgCTCTACAGACTTTTTCCAGGTGCGACagatgttagctagctagctataaacatGTAAACACTCACTCTCTACTCCTAAATCGAGAAAAACAAGCTGCATTCTCTGATCCGGGTTAACATGCTTTACATTTTCttatcattttcaacaaaaatagacAACATATTTGAATTCACCACCAAAATATATTGAAACATGCAAATTTCAAGTTAAAAGTTCACTAAATACAACTGACTCTGTGTTTCAGTGAGACTTTTGATGTTTATGAAAGGAGGAAATAAATGATCACGCAaatcaactgcagtgaaaatgtttcatattaaactcttataaagtttgaaaactctaaattacaataaatcctgttctaataatcTTTTGGTATTCCAAATTTCCTATCTTAGATAATTTTTGCTGACCGTTCCAACTATAGCTATGCCACTCATTTTCCCCAAaagttctttgttttcttttttaaaatttgataatattattcTGGATCCGAGAATTTAGTCAATTTGAAAAAACAATAAGAcgaaaagaaaagtttttaaagGCGCATTAATCACCCTCTGTAGGCAATTTTTTTTgaggtgcctattttattgtaaaaattaaaagatataaacatgagaaaacattatcctgaaaaatttattgaaaactgacagctagaacatgttcaaatgtttcatagaaatgcaaactcaccccaatttctcttcgCCTACAGACCCGCCATTACATTTCATTGCATgaatcatgcgataataaacgcACTGCAAAATCGATCACATGGTTGCTATATTTGtgccattacagaaaaaataataatgaggGAGGGCATCTGTAGCTTTGTTTTTatcgtaatgcttttataaatgtatcaACTAAGTTCCaaacatgataaatcagataaatcaatcaaagtttctgtgttattctttaatatttaaacgttttaacttactgaaatcagacttctttgGAACAACCAcctcttcttgttgttgtttctgaagataGCTTTGCCTCGCTctactttttgattattttcctttgttcaaacagttactcgtttccttatggagacattatcagatctagacaattagaatacctaaatTTTCAGAACTTCCCTTTttatgctctaaatttaattatcttcATAATGCTTCAACTATCTTCAGCTATCCCAATGTGCATTCTTCCCGTTgggtttttttacttataatatACGCAATAATTCCATtcatgctaataaaaaaagacagaGCGTGATAAACATTTATTATCATACTTATTAACCACAAGGCAATGTTTTAGTTTCTTCTctctgtttgttttgttttgtctctgctctccaaaaacaatggcgaatagaacagagataaaattatttttttcttctgcgCCTTTCCAATAGAACCTCAGGATATTCCTTCTATTTTTTGATGCcatgttttacaaagaaaaaacaagccaaaaatacttttttgttatctCCTTCTATGCTGAGTCTTTAGTCAAAAACTATTCAGTTGGTAAACATTTGAAAGGAATCACACGTGTACGATAAAATGAGGACCAgatgtattttacagaccagataATATAATTTACGGACCAAAATTGATATTTTACCCTTTATCTTTGATGATGTCACTACAGGTGGTAATGACGTCATAACACTCAAATTAAAAGTCAATCTTATTCCTATTGTGATTAATTCTTCATTTTGGGAAATATACttacttttaaaagaaaagaagaatttGATGTTttgaattggaaaaaaaaaatttttttattgtgatcaaattttattttctcctAACATATATTTAACAATTAGACTTCTTTcataattataatatttttgtgtatattttacatACTTGTCCAGGGAATTCCACGAAGAAAACAACACGCGTGCTACACATCGCACGCGTAaatctattttagaaaatttgcgcgtgcgttttttcgatttttttcctGGTTTATTTCACTCTTATCAGTCCCGTGAGTGttaagtggtgtaaaagtgctaaatatattaacaaaacaccttagttcgttgtaggaagtaatttataataggtaaataacatataattaaatttaaacagtgGACGAAGAGACGCTGACACGTGCCACACGTTGCACTTACTGCAAtggtctgccattttgtttgtagtgctatttatccccaaccttgttcccagggttatattttctccgtgggttatctattatctataaaaatggtaaaaatgggagtcattttttatttattgaggtttcaagttttgtttgttagaTTTTGGGAGACGGTTTGTTTGGAAtagtttaaagttgtttttaaatttaaagttgttctttagatttttaaaagtaaaacaagtatgttatgttcttttatacagttaggaattttaaattaaaatgttcaacatacatttaatttcacacaggcagaaaaaaacacatttaatttaaacacgGGAAAAAAACACGGCGTTTaattaacgtttttaaaaaaatttaatttaactacAAGTGGTtattaactgtttttaatgatacagttgaagctgtggatgtaaaacgattgatttttggaatacagtttttaatagttaaatGCTTAAAGCATAGCCTTAAACGGCGACATTAACTACGCTGtagaaaatcaacttttataattccttcgttaattttttttattttacgagAGTAAAGAGCGTAATTAACGCGTGCGatgaatcgcacgcctgaatagCTGTTGCACGTGTGTGggcgcgtgcgcgtgcgatcgcacgcgtctCATGGAATTCCCTGTTGTCTACTTTCAAAACATAGCATACTCTAAACTACAACATTTttcattaataataaaaaaatcatgtaCCCTTtgtctttgatgacgtcacaacaGGTTGCAATGACGTCATTACACCCAAATTAAAAGTCAATTGTATTCCTATTGTGTTGAGTGTGCCAAGTTTTATGGCAAAATGATTTGTAGTTCATGagtaatttataaaaatgtggCCGCAGGAACTTTATGCCCCCAACCCCCATCCCCCGGTGCTACAGCAGACCTGAAAAGCCCGGGTTTAATAGGGTTAAAGCTAAGGCTGTTTGTTTACCTACAGTTGCGACGGTCCGTTTATTAGATGggaataagagatcaacaagatcGTTAAATATGGCGGTTAGAAAAAAACAGCAATAAATTTAAGATGttaaagtaccattatttccatttctagtaAGTTTTATATCCTCATATTTTCAGGAAAGTCATAACTCTgtctgaactttgaaataagtaaaaaaatgcatatgttatttttttttaaaaagggtgaTGACGCACCTTTAAAGTACTGTTTGCGTAATGATAGCTAATTTAACGGTTTCAAACGTTTTAGTAAAATGCAAataagattttatttagatGAATTGCtatcttgataatttttttgcttttaatttttgGCAGGCAAAATAAGGCAATTCAATTggctaataattatttttagaagatctgattggctaaaaaaCTATTTGTCTgccaaaaaaatgtaaacaaagcttTTGCATAGAACAAATTAAGATGTTTATTAGTGgtctaaattatatatataaagtataaaaacaaCACTTGTTTAAATGCTACAATTTAAGCATTCAAATgattatttgttattttcattgacttttacaACCACCATTTTTATACACTCAGAAAAATCATCAAGACGGGGTAATAACCTATACGCAAAAACTTACATTTTTCGGAAAggggtaatttttttataaattttaaaatgtggtGACATAGATGTATGAGTGTTGGAAGTTGTATtagatatattattttttcttacatttatcccaatgatgtcattaaaattttcttttttatatataaaatcagctttttatatatattcagtAAAAAAGTCCACCAAGAATTAAGGTTGTTTTGTCAGTAATGCTTGAAAAaattgaaagttattgaaaaattgaaacagtgGCCTATTTTAGGCATGTGTGATGTTAATTCTGATCGTAATGACgccatcaaattattttttacccgaAATCTGTTTGCATTCTTTTTATACAAAGTTTTAGATTTATTGCCACTGCTAATAGAGTTAACTATTTTACATTTCTGATTGCCACTGAGGGTTTACCAAACTCTCTTTTTCTTCAAATGGTGTTTATAAATATCAGAATAAAACAGTGAGTCTACAAAAAAAGAGAGCTTGACTTGccaatttatttaaattgattAGTTGAAATTGTCTGAGTGATAGATACTCTTTACTCTTATACTCTTAAAACTTTATTCTGTGCTCTTCTAAGACAATATAAGGTGCTTAAGTTTATAATATTAAGTCTTGATTTTACAGTTTTAGTATCTCTTTCTAAAGGCTTTAGATTTTTGTGTAATTCATTTGTGGTGACATTCTCTAAATTGGatacaaaatctttttaaaacatctaAATATCTCTGACTAAGACAACAAGATCGTCTTTAATAAAGTCAGAGATCCTGAAATTGGTAATTTAGATCTTTGAGACCTGACAATagacagggttcgaattagaaaagtaaagtcgGATCGGAAAAATTTCTGTACTCTGTAACAAAGTAAACTATCATCTAGATGTGGCCTGGGAACATCTTAGATCTTAGATCTTAGATTACCAtctttctatcgccgttcttcgctcttaagtttttaaaatgctatCTAAAAAAGTACTTTTATTGCCgctcttcgttcttaaacttttaaaatgcgttctaaaaaagcatttctattgccACTTCAAAATAATAGATTTGCAATTTTATCATTCTCTTCGCAAAGTGATTTGCGAAAATGGTATTTCGATTCGAATTGCGAACTGCTAATTTGAACCCTGTTGAATATGCTCTGTGACCAtgatttaaaaatgtcttcttaATCTGATAGATCAGTGGGTTAGTTATGTGTCGTTTACACAATACTATAGTTAGTGGTACAAgcctattaataaaaaaataatgcctGAGCAATAAATCACTCACCCAAGGttacaatatttatatatactgGGCCAGCAACCTTAAGaaatagaataagtttttaaacgcatattttattacaaaatcttttttatatattttatatttttcaactattttggttattttttattgcaaataataagaaagataacatcgatttccatgtgagatgaattgatattgctcagcaaGACAAACATTTTGTGGAATTAGGGTAGCAATAAATGGCTCAGCTTGTTActtatttctcagaattgggtgAGTCTTTGCCTTAGCAAGGGCGATGACTCTCCCCTAATTGATAAGCGTGTGGTGGTAAGAATTTTTGACTGTCATCTCTGgaaaaatatcaaatatttaCATATGTTGCTATTGTATATTTAGAATAATGGATGAGAAAATATCTAAAGAAAAGACTGCCTTTGTTTCAAATACATTTGGCACAACAATACCAGAAGTATTTCAAGTTGCTGCAACTCCAGTGCTAAGTTGCATGTTATACGCTTTAATAAAATGCAAGTTTGGATTGTCTCGAAGTGGAAGATGGTATAAAGACTGCCTTCTGTTTCTAATAGAGAATTTCCTGATAGTTTTTACAGGATTTTTTTCTGTGACTTTATTATCTGACTATGTGTTGCAATTAAACTtagctttgctttttcttaatACAATTGCACTGCATAGCCATATCAGAAATAAGATGTCTTTCAAACAGTTTATTTATCTATGTCACCATATCAACCCAGTAGAAAACATGTATCTGACCAATTATAAAGCGTTGATGCATA from Hydractinia symbiolongicarpus strain clone_291-10 chromosome 12, HSymV2.1, whole genome shotgun sequence encodes the following:
- the LOC130622107 gene encoding uncharacterized protein LOC130622107, whose amino-acid sequence is MDIKTVIISFSVICLASCFKCPVWKKYGQEPPKLCIQPSDPQDRPPADMESWFTENIFNDLFPKSNLGWGPTYCRPYNYKAFIIAARYFPRFATEYVEVDPEGADLKTNYTKDETNKRDLSAFFAHAIQETGENDVHIYEKLPIKEEADACFYRGGFFNWFEGGPVSPLVKNKGWDPSDGVYCTFSGRYCDEGTDNKYFYPCANNTEEEDETWYKGCYFGRGAIQLSYNFNYGLFQRWLIEQKVTHDGEPINILQHPNLVVTKTDPPLAIMASLWFYMFPQSPKPAMHDIVIGNWVSPDPDYAGGVFGPTSLVINNECNGEDPSYPGGGGENRRIKAFRWFTNYFKVPFCFGEKKTLSCKTFNGGSKNFAFPDGRKVFNSWDADWKTSWDPSQPCSCRMETYQDYVQAFDPNIMPKKYAAENEMNKLWCEKLYQEGWRNQGCSKYKP